CATTAGCCGGATCTCTTACAAAAAGGACAGCTCGCTGGCGATGCTGTTGGCCGCCCAGGCTCGCGGCTGGGATTTGCACTACATGGAGCCGGCCGACCTGTACATGGAGGACGGTCGTGCGATGGCTCGCATGTCTCCGCTTACCGTGCACGCCGACCCTTCGCACTGGTATGACCTGGGAGAAGCACGATCCGACGGGCTGGACTCGCTTGACGTGGTGCTGATGCGCAAGGATCCGCCCTTCGATAACGAATTCCTCTACGCCACACACATTCTCGAAGCCGCCGAACGCGCCGGGGTGCTGATCGTCAACCGGCCAGCCAGCCTCCGCGATTGCAACGAAAAGCTTTACGCCACGCAATTTCCGCAGTGTACGCCACCGAACGTGGTGTCTCGCCGAGCCGACATTTTGCGCGCTTTCGCACAGAAACACCGTGACGTCATTCTCAAACCGCTCGACGGCATGGGCGGGTCTATGATCTTCCGCATTC
The nucleotide sequence above comes from Halopseudomonas xinjiangensis. Encoded proteins:
- the gshB gene encoding glutathione synthase, which gives rise to MRICIGIVMDPISRISYKKDSSLAMLLAAQARGWDLHYMEPADLYMEDGRAMARMSPLTVHADPSHWYDLGEARSDGLDSLDVVLMRKDPPFDNEFLYATHILEAAERAGVLIVNRPASLRDCNEKLYATQFPQCTPPNVVSRRADILRAFAQKHRDVILKPLDGMGGSMIFRIRENDPNLSVIIETLTQHGEQQIMAQRYLPEIADGDKRILMIEGEPVPYCLARIPQLGETRGNLAAGGRGEARPLSDRDRWIAAEVGPALRERGLMFVGLDVIGDYLTEINVTSPTCIREIDAAYQTDIGGQLMDAIARKLEARPGA